One genomic window of Fusobacterium simiae includes the following:
- the argS gene encoding arginine--tRNA ligase — translation MKITSRELTDIFQKHVENLFPNKELKPVEITIATNENFGDYQCNFAMVNSKIIGDNPRKIAEKIKNNFPYGEVVEKLEVAGPGFINIFLTDKYISNSIKNIGESYDFSFLNRKGKIIVDFSCPNIAKRMHIGHLRSTIIGESICRIYRYLGYDVVGDNHLGDWGTQFGKLIVGYRNWLNKEAYEKNPIEELERVYVKFSEEAEKDPSLEDLARAELKKVQDGEEENIKLWKEFITESMKEYNKLYKRLDVHFDTYYGESFYNDMMADVVKELVDKKIAVDDEGAKVVFFDEKDNLFPCIIQKKDGAYLYSTSDIATVKFRKNTYDVNRMIYLTDARQQDHFKQVFKITDMLGWNIEKYHIWFGIIRFADGILSTRKGNVIKLEELLDEAHNRAYDVVNEKNPNLSEEEKQNIAEVVGVSSVKYADLSQNKQSDILFEWDKMLSFEGNTAPYLLYTYARIQSILRKVAEQNIDLNEDIEIKTENKFEKSLATYLLAFPISVLKAAETFKPNLIADYLYELSKKLNSFYNNCPILNQDTDTLKSRALLIKKTGEILKDGLKLLGIPVLNKM, via the coding sequence ATGAAAATTACCAGTAGAGAATTAACAGACATTTTTCAAAAACATGTTGAAAATTTATTTCCAAACAAAGAATTAAAACCAGTTGAAATTACAATAGCAACAAATGAAAACTTTGGTGACTATCAATGTAATTTTGCTATGGTAAATTCAAAAATAATTGGAGATAACCCAAGGAAAATTGCAGAAAAAATTAAAAATAATTTTCCTTATGGTGAGGTTGTTGAAAAATTAGAAGTTGCAGGACCAGGTTTCATAAATATATTTTTAACTGATAAATATATTTCTAATTCTATAAAAAATATAGGTGAAAGCTATGATTTTTCATTTTTAAATAGAAAAGGAAAGATTATAGTAGACTTCTCTTGTCCAAATATTGCTAAAAGAATGCATATAGGGCATTTAAGATCAACAATTATAGGAGAATCTATATGTAGGATATATAGATATTTAGGCTATGATGTGGTTGGTGACAACCATCTTGGAGATTGGGGAACACAATTTGGAAAACTTATAGTAGGATATAGAAATTGGCTTAATAAAGAGGCTTATGAAAAAAATCCCATAGAAGAACTTGAAAGAGTTTATGTAAAATTTTCTGAGGAAGCGGAAAAAGATCCTTCACTTGAAGATTTAGCAAGAGCAGAACTTAAAAAAGTACAAGATGGAGAAGAAGAAAATATAAAACTTTGGAAAGAATTTATTACAGAATCCATGAAAGAATACAACAAATTATATAAAAGACTTGATGTACATTTTGATACATATTATGGGGAATCTTTCTATAATGATATGATGGCAGATGTTGTAAAAGAATTAGTAGATAAAAAGATCGCAGTTGATGATGAAGGAGCTAAGGTAGTATTTTTTGATGAAAAAGATAACTTATTTCCATGTATAATTCAAAAGAAAGATGGAGCTTATCTATACTCAACATCAGATATAGCAACTGTAAAATTTAGAAAAAATACTTATGATGTAAATAGAATGATTTATCTTACTGATGCTAGACAACAAGACCATTTTAAACAAGTCTTTAAAATAACTGATATGCTTGGTTGGAATATTGAAAAATACCATATTTGGTTTGGTATCATAAGATTTGCAGATGGTATTTTATCGACTCGTAAAGGCAATGTTATTAAACTTGAAGAATTACTAGATGAAGCTCACAACCGTGCTTATGATGTGGTAAATGAAAAAAATCCGAATCTATCAGAAGAAGAAAAACAAAATATAGCAGAAGTTGTAGGAGTTAGCTCAGTTAAATATGCAGATCTTTCTCAAAATAAACAAAGTGATATTTTGTTTGAATGGGATAAAATGTTAAGTTTTGAAGGAAATACTGCACCCTATTTATTATATACTTATGCTAGAATACAATCTATTCTTAGAAAAGTAGCTGAACAAAATATTGACTTAAATGAAGATATAGAAATTAAAACAGAAAATAAATTTGAAAAGTCTTTGGCAACTTATTTATTAGCTTTTCCAATATCAGTTTTAAAAGCCGCTGAAACTTTTAAACCTAATTTAATAGCAGATTATCTATATGAGTTATCTAAAAAATTAAATAGTTTCTATAATAATTGTCCTATATTAAATCAAGATACAGATACTTTAAAATCAAGAGCATTACTTATCAAAAAAACAGGTGAGATTTTAAAAGATGGATTAAAACTTCTAGGAATCCCTGTTTTAAATAAAATGTAA
- a CDS encoding efflux RND transporter permease subunit has protein sequence MKIIEYSIKHRVVIIFATIVLTIAGIFAYFKLGKLEDPEFKVKEAIVVTLYPGASPESVEQEVTDKIEIALRKIPNADVDSVSKAGYSEVHIKIEESTPSKEIDQQWDIVRKKINDVRASLPLGALTPVVLDDYGDVYGMFFAITSEGFSKEELYNYVKDIRKELEKTDGIAKTTLFGNSDAVIEVLVDRNKIANLGINEKMIALAFTSQNIPAYANSILHGNKDIRFDIDQSFKSVEDIENLVIYSTPPILNVEKPTTILLKDIAEVRRTEVKPYTTKMRFNGKESIGLMLSPVTGTNVVETGKEISKKLEILKQNLPYGIEIEKVYYQPELVSTAINQFIINLIESVVVVVGVLLITMGIRSGFIIGSGLILSILGTLIVMIGMKIDLQRVSLGAFIIAMGMLVDNSIVVVDGVLDSLDSGNDKYTSLTKPTEKTAIPLLGATFIAIIAFLPMYLMPTTAGEYIKSLFWVVAVSLGLSWIISLTQTTVFCDIYLSENKHKEKNNKGKKIYESFSKFLEKILIYKKFSILILLGAFLFSLLLFIKVPFSFFPDSDKKGFVINLWNPEGTDIEYTNKVSQAVENEILKQDGVISVTSAIGASPSRYYIATIPELPNTALSQLILSVKNLKDINKISESVEKFVDENFPDTRVELRKYANGMPTRYPIQLRIIGNDEKILREYSKKLESVLRGVEGADNIQTDWKEKILVIKPELDKVKERESLVTALDIATSLNRSINGINIGTFKDGEESIPVMFKEKNDSREFNINSLGQVPVWGLGFKTIPFRELIKKENLVWENPIIIRKDGLRAIQVQADVKNEYRVEDVRKRFAKAIDENKIELPEGYKMEWNGEYYEQQKNTKEIISYVPLQMIIMFMTCVLLFGNLKDPIIIFGVLPLSFIGILPGLFITGRTFGFMAIIGTISLSGMMIKSAIVLIDEIRYEIYTLKKEPFKAIIDSSVSRIRAVSLAAGTTVLGMMPLMFDPLFSDMAITIVFGLTVTTFLILFVVPLLYSIFYKINKPEEN, from the coding sequence AAACATAGAGTAGTTATAATCTTTGCAACAATAGTTTTAACTATTGCTGGTATATTTGCATATTTTAAATTAGGAAAACTTGAAGATCCTGAATTTAAAGTTAAAGAAGCAATAGTTGTTACTTTATACCCTGGTGCTTCTCCTGAAAGTGTAGAACAAGAGGTTACAGATAAAATAGAGATTGCTCTTAGAAAAATTCCTAATGCTGATGTTGATAGTGTATCAAAAGCAGGATATTCAGAAGTTCATATTAAAATAGAAGAAAGTACACCAAGTAAAGAAATAGATCAACAATGGGATATAGTTAGAAAAAAAATAAATGATGTTAGAGCTAGCTTACCATTAGGAGCATTGACTCCTGTTGTTCTTGATGACTATGGAGATGTCTATGGAATGTTTTTTGCAATAACAAGTGAAGGGTTCTCAAAAGAAGAACTTTATAATTATGTTAAAGACATTAGAAAAGAATTAGAAAAGACAGATGGAATAGCTAAGACAACTTTATTTGGAAATAGTGATGCTGTCATAGAAGTATTAGTGGATAGAAATAAAATAGCCAATCTTGGAATAAATGAAAAAATGATCGCATTAGCATTTACAAGTCAAAATATTCCAGCCTATGCTAATTCAATATTACATGGGAATAAAGATATTAGGTTTGATATAGATCAAAGTTTTAAATCTGTGGAAGATATAGAAAATTTAGTTATATATTCAACACCTCCAATTTTAAATGTTGAAAAACCAACAACAATATTGTTAAAAGATATAGCTGAAGTTAGAAGGACAGAAGTTAAACCTTACACTACAAAAATGAGGTTCAATGGTAAAGAATCCATCGGGCTTATGTTATCACCAGTTACTGGAACAAATGTTGTTGAAACAGGGAAAGAAATTAGTAAAAAATTAGAGATTCTTAAACAAAATTTACCCTATGGAATTGAAATAGAAAAAGTATATTATCAACCTGAACTTGTTTCCACAGCAATAAATCAATTTATAATAAATTTGATTGAATCAGTTGTGGTTGTTGTGGGAGTACTTTTAATTACTATGGGTATTAGAAGTGGATTTATAATTGGAAGTGGACTTATTCTTTCAATATTAGGAACTCTTATTGTTATGATAGGAATGAAAATAGATTTACAAAGAGTTTCTTTGGGAGCTTTTATAATTGCTATGGGAATGTTAGTAGACAATTCAATAGTTGTAGTTGATGGGGTTTTAGATTCACTGGATAGTGGAAATGATAAATATACCTCCTTGACTAAACCAACTGAAAAAACAGCTATACCACTTTTGGGTGCTACATTTATAGCAATAATTGCATTTTTACCTATGTATCTTATGCCTACAACTGCTGGTGAATATATAAAAAGTTTATTCTGGGTAGTTGCTGTTTCATTAGGACTTAGCTGGATAATTTCACTTACACAAACAACTGTATTTTGTGATATTTATTTAAGTGAAAATAAACATAAAGAAAAGAATAATAAAGGCAAAAAAATATATGAAAGTTTTTCAAAATTTCTTGAAAAGATTTTAATTTATAAAAAGTTTTCAATTTTAATTTTATTAGGAGCATTTTTATTTTCATTATTATTATTTATAAAAGTTCCATTTTCATTCTTCCCAGATTCAGATAAAAAAGGTTTTGTAATCAATTTATGGAATCCAGAAGGAACAGATATAGAATACACTAACAAAGTTAGCCAAGCAGTAGAAAATGAAATTTTAAAACAAGATGGAGTAATATCAGTAACATCAGCAATAGGAGCATCACCATCAAGATACTATATTGCTACTATCCCTGAGTTACCGAATACAGCCTTATCTCAATTGATACTTTCAGTTAAAAATCTTAAAGATATTAATAAGATAAGTGAAAGTGTGGAAAAATTTGTAGATGAAAATTTTCCAGATACTAGGGTTGAACTTAGAAAATATGCCAATGGTATGCCTACAAGATATCCAATACAACTTAGAATTATTGGTAATGATGAAAAGATTTTAAGAGAATACTCTAAAAAATTAGAAAGTGTTTTAAGAGGTGTTGAAGGAGCTGATAACATCCAAACTGATTGGAAAGAAAAAATTTTAGTTATCAAGCCAGAACTTGACAAAGTAAAAGAAAGAGAAAGTTTAGTAACAGCTTTAGACATTGCAACCTCATTAAATAGAAGTATCAATGGAATAAATATTGGAACATTTAAAGATGGCGAAGAGAGCATACCAGTTATGTTTAAAGAGAAAAATGATAGCAGAGAATTTAATATCAATAGCTTAGGACAAGTTCCAGTGTGGGGCTTAGGATTTAAAACTATTCCATTTAGAGAACTTATAAAAAAAGAAAATCTTGTTTGGGAGAATCCTATTATAATAAGAAAAGATGGACTTAGAGCAATACAAGTACAGGCTGATGTTAAAAATGAATATAGAGTTGAAGATGTTAGAAAAAGATTTGCAAAGGCAATAGATGAAAATAAAATAGAACTCCCAGAAGGATATAAAATGGAATGGAATGGTGAATACTATGAACAGCAAAAAAATACTAAAGAAATTATTTCTTATGTTCCACTTCAAATGATAATTATGTTTATGACTTGTGTGCTTCTATTTGGAAATCTAAAAGATCCTATCATAATTTTTGGAGTTTTACCATTATCATTTATTGGTATACTACCTGGACTTTTTATTACAGGAAGAACTTTTGGATTTATGGCAATAATTGGAACGATAAGTTTAAGTGGTATGATGATAAAAAGTGCCATTGTTTTGATAGATGAAATAAGATATGAAATTTATACATTGAAAAAAGAGCCTTTCAAAGCAATTATAGATTCAAGTGTTAGTAGAATAAGAGCTGTTTCATTAGCAGCAGGAACAACAGTTTTAGGAATGATGCCTTTAATGTTTGACCCTCTATTTTCAGATATGGCAATAACTATTGTCTTTGGATTGACAGTTACTACATTTTTAATTTTATTTGTTGTCCCATTGTTATATAGCATATTTTATAAAATAAATAAACCTGAAGAAAATTAA
- a CDS encoding 2-hydroxyacid dehydrogenase — MEKVKIIFFDIKDYDKEFFKKYGENYNFDMTFLKVRLTEETANLTKGYDIVCGFANDNINKETIDIMAENGIKLLAMRCAGFNNVSLKDIHNRFKVVRVPAYSPHAIAEYTVGLILAVNRKIHKAYVRTREGNFSINGLMGFDLDGKTAGIIGTGKIGQILIKILKGFDMKVIAYDLFPNQKAADELGFEYVTLDELYAKSDIISLNCPLTKDTQYMINRRSMLKMKDGVILVNTGRGMLIDSADLVEALKDKKIGAVALDVYEEEEDYFFEDKSTQVIEDDILGRLLSFYNVLITSHQAYFTEEAVEAITITTLNNIKDFVEGKPLVNEVPQN; from the coding sequence ATGGAAAAAGTTAAAATTATATTTTTTGATATAAAAGATTATGATAAAGAATTTTTTAAAAAGTATGGAGAAAACTATAATTTTGATATGACTTTTTTGAAAGTTAGATTAACAGAAGAAACTGCTAATTTAACAAAGGGCTATGATATAGTTTGTGGTTTTGCTAATGATAATATAAATAAAGAAACTATTGATATTATGGCTGAAAATGGAATTAAACTTTTGGCTATGAGATGTGCTGGATTTAATAATGTTTCTTTAAAAGATATACATAATAGATTTAAAGTTGTTAGAGTTCCTGCTTATTCTCCTCATGCCATAGCTGAATATACTGTGGGCCTTATTTTAGCAGTCAATAGAAAAATTCATAAAGCCTATGTTCGTACAAGAGAAGGAAATTTTTCAATAAATGGTTTAATGGGATTTGATTTAGATGGAAAGACAGCTGGTATTATAGGAACTGGAAAAATAGGTCAAATTTTAATAAAAATATTAAAAGGTTTTGATATGAAAGTTATTGCTTATGATTTATTCCCAAATCAGAAAGCTGCTGATGAACTTGGTTTTGAATATGTAACATTAGATGAACTTTATGCAAAATCAGATATAATTTCTTTAAATTGTCCTCTTACAAAAGATACTCAATATATGATTAACAGAAGATCTATGTTAAAAATGAAAGATGGAGTAATTTTGGTAAATACAGGTAGAGGAATGCTAATTGATTCAGCTGATTTAGTTGAAGCATTAAAAGATAAAAAAATAGGAGCTGTTGCTCTTGATGTATATGAAGAAGAAGAAGATTATTTCTTTGAAGATAAATCTACTCAAGTCATAGAAGATGATATTTTAGGAAGACTTTTATCTTTTTATAATGTTCTTATTACATCACATCAAGCATATTTTACTGAAGAAGCTGTAGAAGCAATTACTATTACAACTTTAAATAATATTAAAGATTTTGTTGAAGGAAAACCTTTAGTAAATGAAGTCCCACAAAATTAG
- a CDS encoding FprA family A-type flavoprotein codes for MYCCTKINDDIIWIGVNDRKTERFENYIPLDNGITYNSYLILDEKICIIDGVEEGENSGFLGKIEATIGNTPVDYIIVNHVEPDHSGSIKNLMRIYPEMKIVGNSKTIMMLKMLGIDLPDERVVVVKEKDILDLGKHKLTFYLMPMVHWPESMSTYDMTDKILFSNDAFGSFGALDGAVFDDEVNTDFFTDEMRRYYSNIVGKFGAPVNAILKKLSSLEISCICPSHGLIWRKYVGDIIKRYQKWANMEPTKEGVVIVYGSMYGHTAEMAEILGRELGNRGIKDVIIYDSSKTDHSYIFSTIWKYKGLILGSCAHNNDIYPKMEPLLHKLENYGLKNRYLGIFGNMMWSGGGVKRIKEFADKLTSLEQIGNPIEVKGQVTPAERDKLIELAALMADKLIADRK; via the coding sequence ATGTATTGCTGTACAAAAATAAATGATGATATCATTTGGATTGGTGTTAATGATAGAAAAACTGAAAGATTTGAAAATTATATTCCTTTAGATAATGGAATAACTTACAATTCATATTTAATATTGGATGAAAAAATTTGTATTATTGATGGTGTTGAAGAAGGAGAAAATAGTGGTTTTTTAGGAAAAATAGAAGCAACTATTGGTAATACACCTGTTGATTATATTATAGTAAACCATGTTGAACCTGATCACTCTGGTTCAATAAAAAATTTAATGAGAATATATCCAGAAATGAAGATTGTTGGAAATTCAAAAACTATAATGATGTTAAAAATGTTAGGAATAGATTTACCAGATGAAAGAGTTGTAGTTGTTAAAGAAAAAGATATTTTAGATTTAGGAAAACATAAATTAACTTTTTATTTAATGCCTATGGTCCACTGGCCTGAGTCAATGTCAACTTATGATATGACAGATAAAATTTTATTTTCAAATGATGCGTTTGGAAGTTTTGGTGCTTTAGATGGAGCTGTCTTTGATGATGAAGTTAACACAGACTTCTTTACAGATGAAATGAGAAGATATTATTCTAATATAGTTGGAAAATTTGGAGCACCTGTAAATGCTATTTTAAAAAAATTATCTTCACTTGAAATTTCTTGTATTTGTCCATCACATGGGTTAATTTGGAGAAAATATGTTGGAGACATTATAAAAAGATATCAAAAATGGGCTAATATGGAACCTACAAAAGAAGGAGTAGTCATTGTCTATGGAAGTATGTATGGACACACTGCTGAAATGGCTGAAATTTTAGGAAGAGAATTAGGTAACAGAGGAATAAAGGATGTTATTATCTATGATTCATCTAAAACAGACCACTCATATATATTCAGTACAATTTGGAAATACAAAGGACTTATTCTAGGTTCTTGTGCTCACAACAATGATATATATCCAAAGATGGAGCCATTACTTCATAAATTGGAAAATTATGGTTTAAAAAATAGATATTTAGGAATTTTTGGAAATATGATGTGGAGTGGTGGTGGAGTAAAAAGAATAAAAGAATTTGCTGATAAGCTAACTAGTTTAGAACAAATTGGAAATCCTATTGAGGTAAAAGGACAAGTTACTCCTGCTGAAAGAGATAAATTAATAGAACTTGCTGCACTTATGGCAGATAAACTTATAGCTGATAGAAAATAA
- the gmhA gene encoding D-sedoheptulose 7-phosphate isomerase: MNLISSYKTEFELLKKFIEEEEERKETEKVAKKLVDIFTNGKKVLICGNGGSNCDAMHFIEEFTGRFRKERRALPAISISDPSHITCVANDYGFEYIFSKGVEAYGQEGDMFIGISTSGNSPNVIKAVEQAKAQGLITVGLLGKDGGKLKGICDYEFIIPGKTSDRVQEIHMMILHIIIEGVERIMFPENYIGE, from the coding sequence ATGAATTTAATATCTTCATATAAAACAGAATTTGAATTATTAAAAAAATTTATTGAAGAAGAAGAAGAGAGAAAAGAAACTGAAAAAGTTGCAAAAAAATTAGTAGATATATTTACAAATGGAAAAAAAGTTTTAATCTGTGGAAATGGTGGAAGCAATTGTGATGCTATGCACTTTATAGAAGAATTTACAGGAAGATTTAGAAAAGAAAGAAGAGCATTACCTGCAATTTCTATATCAGATCCGTCTCATATAACTTGTGTTGCTAATGACTATGGTTTTGAATATATTTTTTCAAAAGGTGTAGAAGCTTATGGACAAGAAGGAGATATGTTCATTGGAATTTCAACAAGTGGTAATTCTCCTAATGTTATAAAAGCTGTTGAACAAGCAAAAGCACAGGGACTTATAACAGTTGGACTTCTTGGAAAAGACGGAGGAAAACTTAAAGGAATATGTGACTATGAATTTATAATTCCTGGAAAAACATCTGATAGAGTCCAAGAAATCCATATGATGATACTTCACATAATCATTGAAGGTGTAGAAAGAATAATGTTCCCTGAAAATTATATAGGGGAATAA
- a CDS encoding LysR family transcriptional regulator, which produces MDLHYLEIFYEVAKAKSFTKAAEKLFINQSAVSIQVKKFEDILKIKLFDRSSKKIKLTYIGESLYRMAEDIFEKVKRAEKEISRVIEMDRARISIGASSIIAEPLLPSLMKDFSSLHEEIEYNIVISNKEHLLKLLKEGELDVIIIDSEHITDSNLEIISIEKGPYVLISSQAYQNVEDIEKDAIITRNAIPNNNKAIEIIEDRYGISFNSKINVVGNLEVIKGMVREGIGNVILPYYAVYKDIKKGDFKIISKVDEVKDGYELIITRDKKDLSQITKFINIVKNHKIVMESTRH; this is translated from the coding sequence TTGGATCTGCACTATTTAGAAATATTTTATGAAGTTGCGAAAGCTAAAAGTTTTACAAAGGCTGCTGAAAAACTTTTTATAAATCAGTCAGCTGTTTCTATTCAAGTAAAAAAATTTGAAGACATATTAAAAATAAAATTATTTGACAGAAGTTCAAAAAAAATTAAACTTACTTATATAGGTGAATCTCTATATAGGATGGCGGAAGATATTTTTGAGAAAGTAAAAAGAGCAGAAAAAGAAATCTCAAGAGTAATAGAAATGGATAGAGCAAGAATTTCAATAGGAGCGTCTTCTATTATTGCTGAACCTTTACTTCCTAGTCTTATGAAAGATTTTTCTTCATTACATGAAGAAATAGAATATAATATAGTAATATCAAATAAAGAACATCTATTAAAACTTTTAAAAGAAGGGGAATTAGATGTAATAATAATTGATAGTGAACATATAACTGATTCTAATTTAGAAATTATATCAATAGAAAAAGGACCTTATGTATTAATAAGTTCACAAGCTTACCAAAATGTTGAAGACATTGAAAAAGATGCTATTATTACAAGAAATGCTATTCCAAATAATAATAAAGCTATTGAAATCATTGAAGATAGATATGGAATAAGTTTTAATAGCAAAATTAATGTAGTTGGTAACTTAGAAGTTATAAAAGGTATGGTAAGAGAGGGTATCGGAAATGTAATACTTCCTTATTATGCAGTTTATAAAGATATTAAAAAAGGTGATTTCAAAATTATCAGTAAAGTTGATGAAGTTAAAGATGGTTATGAGCTGATAATAACTAGAGATAAAAAAGATTTATCACAAATAACTAAATTTATAAATATAGTTAAAAATCACAAAATTGTTATGGAATCTACAAGACATTAA
- a CDS encoding flavodoxin, whose product MNKISLVYYSATGNTEAMAKAIEEGIIEAGGKVTVYKSNAMNKDDILSSDVIVMGSPATGAEVIDENDMLPFMEEAGEKFKDKKVYIFGSYGWGGGEYADNWKAQLEGFGAKIVAMPILANENPTDEELAQLKEIGKKLVTI is encoded by the coding sequence ATGAATAAAATTAGTTTAGTGTACTATAGTGCAACTGGAAATACTGAAGCTATGGCAAAAGCTATTGAAGAAGGAATTATAGAAGCTGGAGGAAAAGTAACAGTTTATAAATCAAATGCAATGAATAAAGATGATATCCTTTCAAGTGATGTTATAGTAATGGGGTCACCTGCAACAGGGGCAGAAGTAATAGATGAAAATGATATGTTACCTTTTATGGAAGAAGCTGGAGAAAAATTTAAAGATAAAAAAGTATATATCTTTGGTTCTTATGGTTGGGGAGGTGGAGAATATGCAGATAACTGGAAAGCTCAATTGGAAGGTTTTGGAGCTAAGATAGTTGCAATGCCTATTCTTGCTAATGAAAATCCAACTGATGAAGAATTAGCTCAATTAAAAGAAATTGGTAAAAAATTAGTTACTATCTAA
- a CDS encoding patatin-like phospholipase family protein codes for MKIGLVLEGGGMRTLFTAGVLDAFLDKDIKVNGVVGVSAGALFGVNYVSKQKERSVRYNKKYANEKGYMGLYSWLTTGNAVNKEFAFYRVPFKLDKFNEEEFEKAKTDFYVVMTNIESGKPEYVLIRNVFKQMEYFRATSALPFASKIVEINDKKYLDGGISDSIPIEFCESLGYDKIIVVLTRPENNYKEDKFSFLYKLVYRKYPNLVDRLVNMGKDYEIVLKKIKDLENEEKIFVIRPPKILKIGRLEKNENKIQNVYDIGLNTGKKEIDDLLKYLNK; via the coding sequence ATGAAAATAGGTTTAGTTTTAGAAGGTGGAGGAATGAGAACTCTTTTTACAGCAGGAGTTCTTGATGCTTTCCTTGATAAAGACATAAAAGTTAATGGTGTTGTTGGAGTGTCAGCTGGAGCATTATTTGGTGTGAACTATGTATCTAAACAAAAAGAAAGATCAGTGAGATACAATAAAAAGTATGCCAATGAAAAAGGATATATGGGACTATATAGTTGGTTAACAACAGGAAATGCAGTAAACAAAGAATTTGCATTTTATAGAGTTCCTTTTAAATTAGATAAATTTAATGAGGAAGAATTTGAAAAAGCAAAAACGGATTTTTACGTTGTAATGACAAATATAGAAAGTGGAAAACCTGAATATGTGTTAATAAGAAATGTTTTTAAACAGATGGAATATTTTAGGGCGACTTCTGCTTTACCTTTTGCTTCAAAAATAGTAGAAATTAATGATAAAAAATATTTAGATGGTGGAATTTCAGATAGTATTCCAATAGAATTTTGTGAAAGTCTAGGTTATGATAAAATTATTGTTGTGTTAACAAGACCTGAGAATAATTATAAGGAAGATAAGTTCAGTTTCCTTTATAAATTAGTCTATAGAAAATATCCTAATTTAGTTGATAGACTTGTCAATATGGGAAAAGATTATGAAATAGTTTTAAAAAAAATAAAAGATTTAGAAAATGAAGAAAAAATATTTGTTATAAGACCTCCAAAAATTTTAAAAATTGGTAGGCTTGAAAAAAATGAAAATAAAATTCAAAATGTTTATGATATTGGATTGAATACTGGAAAAAAAGAAATAGATGATTTACTAAAATATTTGAACAAATAA